From the Bubalus kerabau isolate K-KA32 ecotype Philippines breed swamp buffalo chromosome 2, PCC_UOA_SB_1v2, whole genome shotgun sequence genome, one window contains:
- the LOC129644630 gene encoding 40S ribosomal protein S11-like, with the protein MADIQIERAYQKQPTIFQNKKRVLLGETGKEKLPRYYKNIGLGFKTPKEAIEGTYIDKKCPFTGNVSIRGRILSGVVTKMKMQRTIVIRRDYLHYIRKYNRFEKRHKNMSVHLSPCFRDVQICDIVTVGECRPLSKTVHFNVLKVTKAAGTKKQFQKF; encoded by the coding sequence ATGGCGGACATTCAGATTGAACGTGCGTACCAAAAGCAACCGaccatctttcaaaataaaaagagggTCCTGCTTGGAGAAACTGGCAAAGAAAAGCTCCCTCGATACTACAAGAACATTGGTCTGGGCTTCAAGACTCCAAAGGAGGCCATCGAGGGCACCTACATTGACAAGAAATGCCCTTTTACGGGTAACGTCTCCATTCGAGGGCGGATCCTGTCTGGCGTGGTGACCAAAATGAAGATGCAGAGGACCATCGTCATCCGCCGAGACTACCTTCACTACATCCGAAAGTACAACCGCTTCGAGAAGCGCCACAAGAACATGTCCGTGCACCTTTCTCCCTGCTTCAGGGACGTCCAGATCTGCGACATCGTCACGGTGGGCGAGTGCCGGCCCCTGAGCAAGACCGTGCACTTCAATGTCCTCAAGGTCACCAAGGCTGCCGGCACCAAGAAGCAGTTCCAGAAGTTCTGA